The Trichoderma atroviride chromosome 5, complete sequence genome contains a region encoding:
- a CDS encoding uncharacterized protein (EggNog:ENOG41) gives MGCRVCRARKVKCDGRPNGCRNCERLQLDCVGDNGLTASRNSPMALRKIRTYRSCKSCRLSKTKCNGDRPKCSRCTAKKTECVYDGGSAPRWARNMDPGARIEGSRSKSRELAALALLADGSDEAENPQLATPLTSNGSAEPQIPGEVPGLGSLQSVASIEPSGSDILSWLVSPSLPTGRNLRRVVEQYFANVHPIRCFAFVHKPSFMRQLDKGFTSDDESALLHIICAHGAKFYVLNQHDHPPASDFIRLAGNQWAKRAEFLVLTNFGKISVQRLMVAILLHDFHFRQGEYSNALMLSGLAVRMAHALKINVEASPDVLCGDSNESAPSVVTRESRRRLMWACYVLDAWAGSGIDQLTLLRENDIKIQLPTNERNFGLRIASVTETLGVGHVLQFLPPSVVPRKPSANMGIMAYYIRVVALWKRIVRYVNQLDSNLPPWLPDSPFAALDADLRLWQRELPEFVEYSMETIYARLDSNQLGALVLIHCTYHHNYLELYKISMPDLFKLPKPLSVPPEHHDFLQSAQANCYHHAQQIADILAEAADHGAHLLSDSLLPYFVYDSSRVMLYYVARLLDPNRPDAQSKMGDAINAVESNRRVLKMMSALFPIAQSLSNTIDRWLSKIRQSTSQNDLVSRMLSEVRSETHEGEKPNHTSASPVHATPEFSLPSISLHSLARTGIATRRAADRASGVRGLSWSAESPGAAAWDRNNAAQQLVGLSQDVLTSSRSGLQHEQPVPTALPQLSPPAYPKRNAPTQPMCEALDLDDLQNFLSWDMYGIMDMGDPLPDDGPEDMTMRSWSGSSDAI, from the exons ATGGGCTGTCGGGTGTGCAGAGCGCGCAAG GTCAAGTGTGATGGCCGCCCCAACGGATGTCGCAACTGCGAGCGCCTCCAGCTCGACTGCGTCGGCGACAATGGCCTGACGGCCAGCCGCAACTCGCCCATGGCGCTGCGCAAGATCCGCACCTATCGATCGTGTAAGAGCTGCCGCCTGTCCAAGACAAAGTGCAACGGCGACCGCCCGAAGTGCTCGCGATGCACCGCCAAGAAGACCGAGTGCGTGTACGACGGCGGCTCAGCGCCGCGATGGGCCCGCAACATGGACCCTGGGGCGAGGATCGAGGGCAGCCGGAGCAAGTCGCGGGAGCTGGCTGCCCTCGCTCTGCTTGCCGACGGCAGCGATGAGGCCGAGAACCCTCAGTTGGCGACGCCATTGACCAGCAACGGATCGGCTGAGCCGCAGATTCCCGGCGAGGTACCGGGCCTGGGGAGCTTGCAGAGTGTTGCTTCTATTGAGCCTTCGGGATCAGATATCTTGTCATG GCTTGTCTCACCAAGTCTTCCCACCGGCCGCAACTTGCGCCGTGTCGTGGAGCAGTACTTTGCCAACGTCCATCCCATCCGCTGCTTCGCCTTTGTGCATAAGCCGTCCTTCATGCGGCAGCTGGACAAGGGCTTCACCTCGGACGATGAATCGGCACTGCTGCACATTATTTGTGCTCACGGGGCAAA ATTCTACGTGTTGAATCAACATGACCACCCTCCAGCCTCTGATTTCATCCGCTTGGCCGGCAACCAGTGGGCTAAGCGAGCCGAATTCCTCGTCTTGACCAACTTTGGAAAGATTTCTGTCCAAAGACTCATG GTCGCCATATTACTTCATGACTTTCACTTCCGACAAGGAGAGTATTCCAATGCCCTGATGCTAAGTGGTCTTGCTGTCCGCATGGCTCATGCCCTGAAAATCAACGTCGAAGCATCCCCCGATGTTCTTTGCGGTGACTCCAACGAATCGGCTCCATCGGTTGTCACCAGGGAGAGTCGTCGGAGGCTCATGTGGGCGTGCTACGTCCTCGATGCATGGGCGGGTAGCGGTATTGACCAGCTGACTCTTCTGCGCGAAAACGACATCAAGATCCAACTGCCTACAAATGAGAGGAATTTCGGTCTTCGCATAGCATCGGTGACGGAAACGCTAGGCGTGGGCCATGTCCTCCAATTCTTACCTCCGTCCGTGGTGCCGAGAAAGCCGTCTGCGAACATGGGCATCATGGCATACTACATCCGAGTGGTGGCGCTCTGGAAGCGAATCGTTAGATATGTTAATCAGCTGGACTCCAATCTCCCTCCTTGGCTCCCCGACTCGCCatttgctgctcttgacgCCGATCTACGCCTGTGGCAAAGGGAGCTGCCAGAATTTGTCGAATACTCTATGGAAACCATTTATGCTCGATTGGACTCAAATCAGCTGGGAGCGCTGGTTCTGATACATTGCACATACCACCACAACTATTTGGAGCTATACAAGATATCCATGCCGGACTTGTTCAAGCTTCCCAAGCCTCTATCTGTGCCACCAGAACACCACGACTTTCTTCAGTCTGCACAAGCCAACTGCTATCATCATGCACAACAAATTGCAGATATCTTGGCAGAAGCTGCCGATCATGGAGCTCACCTGTTATCTGACAGTTTGCTACCATATTTCGTGTACGACAGTAGCAGGGTGATGCTGTACTACGTTGCGCGTCTGCTCGATCCCAATAGGCCCGATGCCCAGTCAAAGATGGGGGATGCCATCAATGCTGTTGAGAGCAATCGTCGGGTTCTTAAGATGATGTCTGCTCTATTTCCAATTGCGCAATCACTG TCCAATACAATTGATAGATGGCTGTCCAAGATCCGGCAATCCACTAGCCAGAATGATCTCGTGAGCAGGATGCTATCTGAAGTTCGCTCTGAAACTCACGAGGGCGAAAA ACCGAATCATACGTCAGCCAGCCCTGTACACGCTACGCCAGAGTTTAGcctcccctccatctctcttcactCGCTTGCACGGACAGGTATTGCGACAAGGCGAGCTGCGGATCGTGCAAGCGGCGTTCGAGGACTAAGCTGGTCTGCCGAAAGCCCAGGCGCTGCCGCATGGGACCGCAACAAtgcggcgcagcagcttgtcggcCTTAGCCAAGACGTCCTCACTTCATCACGGTCAGGTCTTCAGCATGAGCAGCCGGTGCCAACAGCGTTACCACAGCTGTCGCCTCCAGCCTATCCCAAGCGAAACGCCCCGACGCAGCCAATGTGCGAAGCACTCGACTTGGATGATTTGCAAAACTTTTTATCGTGGGATATGTATGGTATAATGGACATGGGGGACCCCCTTCCGGACGACGGGCCGGAAGACATGACGATGCGGTCGTGGTCGGGGTCCAGCGATGCAATATAA
- a CDS encoding uncharacterized protein (EggNog:ENOG41) gives MFCAFCCGASALPSPGVKCDSGTRHDGLSGVQSAQGEFQHYCGCYKLLLSAYRYHHPTSPSVCSLCLQLQLPNPCLFGASQVKCDGRPNGCRNCERLQLDCVGDNGLTASRNSPMALRKIRTYRSCKSCRLSKTKCNGDRPKCSRCTAKKTECVYDGGSAPRWARNMDPGARIEGSRSKSRELAALALLADGSDEAENPQLATPLTSNGSAEPQIPGEVPGLGSLQSVASIEPSGSDILSWLVSPSLPTGRNLRRVVEQYFANVHPIRCFAFVHKPSFMRQLDKGFTSDDESALLHIICAHGAKFYVLNQHDHPPASDFIRLAGNQWAKRAEFLVLTNFGKISVQRLMVAILLHDFHFRQGEYSNALMLSGLAVRMAHALKINVEASPDVLCGDSNESAPSVVTRESRRRLMWACYVLDAWAGSGIDQLTLLRENDIKIQLPTNERNFGLRIASVTETLGVGHVLQFLPPSVVPRKPSANMGIMAYYIRVVALWKRIVRYVNQLDSNLPPWLPDSPFAALDADLRLWQRELPEFVEYSMETIYARLDSNQLGALVLIHCTYHHNYLELYKISMPDLFKLPKPLSVPPEHHDFLQSAQANCYHHAQQIADILAEAADHGAHLLSDSLLPYFVYDSSRVMLYYVARLLDPNRPDAQSKMGDAINAVESNRRVLKMMSALFPIAQSLSNTIDRWLSKIRQSTSQNDLVSRMLSEVRSETHEGEKPNHTSASPVHATPEFSLPSISLHSLARTGIATRRAADRASGVRGLSWSAESPGAAAWDRNNAAQQLVGLSQDVLTSSRSGLQHEQPVPTALPQLSPPAYPKRNAPTQPMCEALDLDDLQNFLSWDMYGIMDMGDPLPDDGPEDMTMRSWSGSSDAI, from the exons ATGTTCTGCGCCTTTTGCTGCGGTGCATCTGCTTTGCCTTCTCCAGGTGTCAAATGCGATTCCGGCACTCGCCACGATGGGCTGTCGGGTGTGCAGAGCGCGCAAGGTGAGTTTCAGCACTACTGCGGCTGCTAtaagctgctgctatcagCCTATCGCTATCACCACCCCACTTCTCCCAGCGTCTGCTCTTTGTGtctacagctacagcttcCTAACCCATGCCTCTTCGGCGCATCGCAGGTCAAGTGTGATGGCCGCCCCAACGGATGTCGCAACTGCGAGCGCCTCCAGCTCGACTGCGTCGGCGACAATGGCCTGACGGCCAGCCGCAACTCGCCCATGGCGCTGCGCAAGATCCGCACCTATCGATCGTGTAAGAGCTGCCGCCTGTCCAAGACAAAGTGCAACGGCGACCGCCCGAAGTGCTCGCGATGCACCGCCAAGAAGACCGAGTGCGTGTACGACGGCGGCTCAGCGCCGCGATGGGCCCGCAACATGGACCCTGGGGCGAGGATCGAGGGCAGCCGGAGCAAGTCGCGGGAGCTGGCTGCCCTCGCTCTGCTTGCCGACGGCAGCGATGAGGCCGAGAACCCTCAGTTGGCGACGCCATTGACCAGCAACGGATCGGCTGAGCCGCAGATTCCCGGCGAGGTACCGGGCCTGGGGAGCTTGCAGAGTGTTGCTTCTATTGAGCCTTCGGGATCAGATATCTTGTCATG GCTTGTCTCACCAAGTCTTCCCACCGGCCGCAACTTGCGCCGTGTCGTGGAGCAGTACTTTGCCAACGTCCATCCCATCCGCTGCTTCGCCTTTGTGCATAAGCCGTCCTTCATGCGGCAGCTGGACAAGGGCTTCACCTCGGACGATGAATCGGCACTGCTGCACATTATTTGTGCTCACGGGGCAAA ATTCTACGTGTTGAATCAACATGACCACCCTCCAGCCTCTGATTTCATCCGCTTGGCCGGCAACCAGTGGGCTAAGCGAGCCGAATTCCTCGTCTTGACCAACTTTGGAAAGATTTCTGTCCAAAGACTCATG GTCGCCATATTACTTCATGACTTTCACTTCCGACAAGGAGAGTATTCCAATGCCCTGATGCTAAGTGGTCTTGCTGTCCGCATGGCTCATGCCCTGAAAATCAACGTCGAAGCATCCCCCGATGTTCTTTGCGGTGACTCCAACGAATCGGCTCCATCGGTTGTCACCAGGGAGAGTCGTCGGAGGCTCATGTGGGCGTGCTACGTCCTCGATGCATGGGCGGGTAGCGGTATTGACCAGCTGACTCTTCTGCGCGAAAACGACATCAAGATCCAACTGCCTACAAATGAGAGGAATTTCGGTCTTCGCATAGCATCGGTGACGGAAACGCTAGGCGTGGGCCATGTCCTCCAATTCTTACCTCCGTCCGTGGTGCCGAGAAAGCCGTCTGCGAACATGGGCATCATGGCATACTACATCCGAGTGGTGGCGCTCTGGAAGCGAATCGTTAGATATGTTAATCAGCTGGACTCCAATCTCCCTCCTTGGCTCCCCGACTCGCCatttgctgctcttgacgCCGATCTACGCCTGTGGCAAAGGGAGCTGCCAGAATTTGTCGAATACTCTATGGAAACCATTTATGCTCGATTGGACTCAAATCAGCTGGGAGCGCTGGTTCTGATACATTGCACATACCACCACAACTATTTGGAGCTATACAAGATATCCATGCCGGACTTGTTCAAGCTTCCCAAGCCTCTATCTGTGCCACCAGAACACCACGACTTTCTTCAGTCTGCACAAGCCAACTGCTATCATCATGCACAACAAATTGCAGATATCTTGGCAGAAGCTGCCGATCATGGAGCTCACCTGTTATCTGACAGTTTGCTACCATATTTCGTGTACGACAGTAGCAGGGTGATGCTGTACTACGTTGCGCGTCTGCTCGATCCCAATAGGCCCGATGCCCAGTCAAAGATGGGGGATGCCATCAATGCTGTTGAGAGCAATCGTCGGGTTCTTAAGATGATGTCTGCTCTATTTCCAATTGCGCAATCACTG TCCAATACAATTGATAGATGGCTGTCCAAGATCCGGCAATCCACTAGCCAGAATGATCTCGTGAGCAGGATGCTATCTGAAGTTCGCTCTGAAACTCACGAGGGCGAAAA ACCGAATCATACGTCAGCCAGCCCTGTACACGCTACGCCAGAGTTTAGcctcccctccatctctcttcactCGCTTGCACGGACAGGTATTGCGACAAGGCGAGCTGCGGATCGTGCAAGCGGCGTTCGAGGACTAAGCTGGTCTGCCGAAAGCCCAGGCGCTGCCGCATGGGACCGCAACAAtgcggcgcagcagcttgtcggcCTTAGCCAAGACGTCCTCACTTCATCACGGTCAGGTCTTCAGCATGAGCAGCCGGTGCCAACAGCGTTACCACAGCTGTCGCCTCCAGCCTATCCCAAGCGAAACGCCCCGACGCAGCCAATGTGCGAAGCACTCGACTTGGATGATTTGCAAAACTTTTTATCGTGGGATATGTATGGTATAATGGACATGGGGGACCCCCTTCCGGACGACGGGCCGGAAGACATGACGATGCGGTCGTGGTCGGGGTCCAGCGATGCAATATAA